In one window of Kitasatospora sp. MMS16-BH015 DNA:
- a CDS encoding sensor histidine kinase, whose amino-acid sequence MPADLRVRQDLLPGAGRPPEPEGADVDWARRWARPRGVSPYVADGLLALLSAVVSVWAVFHDSGWPWWTYLLAVSTALPMPWRRRAPALVLLLCGLPALVLSVVAHNAQPQVELYMVIGIYTVADRAEEWQRWSTLAALVVANVLGTYSINGMLFSLMMSVGSFVFGTLVRQNRRLAALERERAHELGLRAASDAARAVAEERGRIAREMHDILAHAVSLMVIQAEAGPVVVRSDPDRAVRAFDTIADSGRDAMVQLRRVLGVLKTEDAGPQLAPQPKLAELAGVAERVRGAGIEVDLDLRLEGQRTMPPDVETAAYRIVQEALTNTVKHSGAGRVSVRLTRTGEALEVAVADDGPGGARARGAGWSGGRGLVGVRERAAACGGQAWAGPREDGEGFLVSAKLPLG is encoded by the coding sequence GTGCCCGCCGACCTGCGGGTACGGCAGGATCTGCTCCCGGGGGCGGGCCGGCCGCCCGAGCCGGAGGGGGCGGACGTGGACTGGGCGCGGCGATGGGCGAGACCCCGGGGCGTCAGCCCGTACGTGGCGGACGGGCTGCTGGCGCTGCTCTCGGCGGTGGTCTCGGTCTGGGCGGTCTTCCACGACAGCGGCTGGCCCTGGTGGACCTACCTGCTGGCGGTGAGCACCGCCCTGCCGATGCCCTGGCGGCGCCGGGCCCCGGCGCTGGTGCTGCTGCTCTGCGGCCTGCCCGCGCTGGTGCTCTCGGTGGTGGCGCACAACGCGCAGCCGCAGGTCGAGCTCTACATGGTGATCGGCATCTACACCGTGGCCGACCGGGCCGAGGAGTGGCAGCGCTGGAGCACACTGGCCGCCCTGGTGGTGGCGAACGTGCTCGGCACGTACTCGATCAACGGGATGCTGTTCAGCCTGATGATGTCGGTGGGCAGCTTCGTCTTCGGCACCCTGGTGCGGCAGAACCGCCGGCTGGCCGCGCTGGAGCGGGAGCGGGCGCACGAGCTGGGGCTGCGCGCCGCCAGCGACGCGGCCCGGGCGGTGGCCGAGGAGCGCGGGCGGATCGCCCGCGAGATGCACGACATCCTGGCGCACGCCGTCTCGCTGATGGTGATCCAGGCCGAGGCGGGCCCGGTGGTGGTGCGCAGCGACCCGGACCGGGCGGTCCGCGCCTTCGACACCATCGCCGACTCCGGGCGGGACGCCATGGTGCAGCTGCGCCGGGTGCTCGGGGTGCTCAAGACGGAGGACGCGGGCCCGCAGCTGGCGCCGCAGCCGAAGCTGGCCGAGCTGGCGGGGGTGGCCGAGCGGGTGCGCGGGGCCGGGATCGAGGTCGATCTCGATCTTCGACTGGAGGGGCAGCGTACGATGCCCCCGGACGTGGAGACGGCGGCGTACCGGATCGTCCAGGAGGCGCTGACCAACACGGTCAAGCACTCCGGGGCCGGCCGGGTGAGCGTCCGCCTCACCCGTACGGGGGAGGCGCTGGAGGTCGCCGTCGCCGACGACGGCCCGGGCGGTGCCCGGGCCCGTGGCGCCGGGTGGTCCGGCGGGCGCGGGCTGGTCGGCGTCCGGGAACGGGCGGCCGCCTGCGGCGGCCAGGCCTGGGCCGGGCCGCGCGAGGACGGCGAGGGATTCCTGGTGAGCGCGAAGCTGCCACTGGGCTGA
- a CDS encoding response regulator transcription factor produces the protein MVVADDQELVRAGFGMILDAQPDIEVVAEAGDGAQAVAAVAEHRPDVLLLDVRMPVMDGLEAARQVCAGHPETRVIMLTTFDIDDYVYDALYAGASGFLLKDVRRDDLVHGVRMVASGEALLAPSVTRRLIGEFAARRPGGPAAVPRSRLLDQLTGREQETLRLLARGLSNAEIAAELTVSEHTVKTHVSNVLAKLHLRDRVHAVVFAYEAGAVVAGES, from the coding sequence GTGGTGGTCGCGGACGACCAGGAGCTGGTGCGGGCCGGGTTCGGGATGATCCTGGACGCGCAGCCGGACATCGAGGTGGTGGCCGAGGCCGGCGACGGCGCGCAGGCCGTGGCGGCGGTGGCCGAGCACCGGCCGGACGTGCTGCTGCTTGACGTGCGGATGCCGGTGATGGACGGCCTGGAGGCCGCCAGGCAGGTCTGCGCCGGCCACCCGGAGACCAGGGTGATCATGCTGACCACCTTCGACATCGACGACTACGTCTACGACGCGCTGTACGCGGGGGCCAGCGGCTTCCTGCTCAAGGACGTCCGCCGGGACGACCTGGTGCACGGAGTCCGGATGGTCGCCTCCGGCGAGGCGCTGCTCGCCCCCTCGGTGACCCGCCGCCTGATCGGCGAGTTCGCCGCCCGCCGCCCGGGCGGCCCGGCCGCCGTGCCGCGCTCCCGGCTGCTCGACCAGCTGACCGGGCGGGAGCAGGAGACCCTGCGGCTGCTCGCCCGGGGCCTGTCCAACGCCGAGATCGCGGCCGAGCTGACGGTCAGCGAGCACACCGTGAAGACGCACGTGAGCAACGTGCTGGCCAAGCTGCACCTGCGCGACCGGGTGCACGCGGTGGTCTTCGCGTACGAGGCCGGGGCGGTCGTCGCGGGGGAGTCCTGA